In Marinicella rhabdoformis, one genomic interval encodes:
- a CDS encoding choice-of-anchor J domain-containing protein, with the protein MKLFLMLGLFFSATGHAQEDFADIGNLNGWEFNNQSSPAGAFTWFQGIPIEFTSHSGADDAYIAANFESTGANGTICNYLIVPDVPMSQLNFWTRSRTAMDGKVVYPDRLRVMYSSSGNKVPGDCTNDFGDFSEELLVINPNLTTTGYPLDSWTEYNVNIPGNGRVAFVYHVDDAGSNGTNSNYIGIDTVSLIEDLIFSDGFEQAAP; encoded by the coding sequence ATGAAACTGTTTTTAATGCTTGGGTTATTTTTTAGCGCCACAGGTCATGCTCAAGAAGACTTTGCAGATATTGGCAATTTAAACGGCTGGGAATTCAACAACCAGTCAAGCCCCGCGGGAGCTTTCACCTGGTTTCAAGGCATACCTATAGAATTTACATCCCATTCAGGCGCAGATGATGCTTACATAGCAGCCAACTTTGAAAGTACTGGCGCCAATGGTACCATTTGTAACTACTTAATTGTCCCAGATGTTCCAATGTCTCAATTGAACTTTTGGACCAGAAGTCGAACTGCAATGGATGGTAAAGTAGTGTATCCAGATCGATTGCGTGTTATGTATAGCTCATCAGGAAATAAAGTACCCGGTGACTGTACCAATGATTTTGGCGATTTTTCTGAGGAATTACTTGTCATTAATCCAAATTTGACTACCACAGGATATCCGTTAGATTCTTGGACTGAATACAATGTGAACATCCCAGGCAATGGCAGGGTCGCATTTGTCTACCACGTTGATGATGCTGGCTCAAATGGCACAAACTCAAACTACATTGGCATTGATACGGTCAGTTTAATAGAGGATTTGATTTTTAGTGATGGATTTGAGCAAGCAGCTCCTTAA
- the djlA gene encoding co-chaperone DjlA — MGIIIGGILGFKFGSYFGMIMGAWLGAWVERQISGPRASGKQQATQESFFNALFLSMGKLAKADGQVSNLEIQKAEGIMSHMKLNAELRQRAIDLFNQGKSGGSIDTPLRVFAQLSRRSLSLRQIFLEMLVDVAEADGNISAAEARLIENICQTIGYPHHLLMAMMKMRGAAYGYDPHGGRQRQHHYQQNKQRQRQRPVSSSAPMNPYAVLGVDQDDSKATIRRAYKKMMSQHHPDKLIAKGLPPEMMKVAEEKAKQVQQSWEKVKDLKGW, encoded by the coding sequence ATGGGCATCATCATAGGTGGTATTTTAGGATTTAAGTTTGGCAGTTATTTTGGCATGATCATGGGCGCTTGGCTTGGGGCATGGGTTGAACGACAAATTTCAGGACCAAGGGCATCAGGTAAACAACAAGCCACACAAGAAAGTTTTTTTAATGCATTGTTCCTGAGTATGGGGAAATTGGCGAAAGCTGATGGACAAGTGAGTAACCTCGAAATTCAAAAAGCCGAAGGCATCATGAGTCATATGAAGCTGAATGCTGAATTGCGACAACGTGCCATCGACTTATTTAACCAAGGAAAATCTGGCGGTTCAATAGACACGCCATTACGTGTATTTGCACAATTGTCTCGTCGATCATTGTCACTTCGCCAAATTTTCTTAGAAATGTTGGTTGATGTGGCCGAAGCAGATGGCAACATTTCAGCCGCAGAAGCGCGTTTGATTGAAAACATCTGTCAGACAATAGGGTATCCTCATCATTTGCTGATGGCAATGATGAAAATGCGGGGCGCTGCCTATGGTTACGACCCACATGGAGGACGCCAGCGACAACACCACTATCAACAAAACAAGCAAAGACAGCGTCAGCGACCAGTCAGCAGCTCAGCACCAATGAATCCTTATGCTGTTTTGGGCGTTGATCAAGATGACAGCAAAGCCACCATACGCCGTGCTTACAAAAAAATGATGAGCCAACATCATCCTGATAAGTTGATAGCCAAAGGGTTGCCGCCTGAGATGATGAAAGTGGCTGAAGAAAAGGCCAAACAAGTCCAACAGTCTTGGGAAAAAGTGAAAGATTTAAAAGGATGGTAA
- a CDS encoding phosphoribosylaminoimidazolesuccinocarboxamide synthase: MSIQFPKIHQGKVRDVYQIDDKHLLMVASDRLSAFDVVLPDDIPHKGALLTQISNFWFDYMRPIIKNHLADVKVEEVIPNASADLKARAVVVKKLKALPCEAIVRGYIIGSGWKDYLSTGEVCGIKLPSGLQQAEKLTQTLFTPSSKAAVGDHDENISFDQLVNLIGIERAEQLKTVSISIYNKAITHAEANGLMIADTKFEFGLDEDDELVLMDEVLTPDSSRFWNKNNYQAGISPESYDKQFVRDYLETLNWDKTPPGPNIPADIINKTAEKYHEAYQRITGKAFQLD; the protein is encoded by the coding sequence ATGTCTATCCAGTTTCCAAAAATTCACCAAGGCAAAGTTCGCGATGTTTATCAAATTGATGACAAACATTTATTGATGGTAGCCAGCGATCGATTGAGTGCTTTTGACGTGGTGTTACCTGATGACATCCCGCACAAAGGTGCATTGTTGACACAGATTTCAAATTTTTGGTTTGATTACATGCGCCCTATTATAAAGAATCATTTGGCAGATGTGAAAGTGGAAGAAGTCATTCCAAACGCATCGGCTGATTTAAAAGCACGCGCCGTTGTGGTTAAGAAGCTTAAAGCCCTCCCTTGTGAAGCCATTGTTCGTGGCTATATCATAGGATCTGGTTGGAAAGATTATTTGTCAACTGGCGAAGTTTGTGGCATCAAATTACCAAGCGGCCTCCAACAAGCAGAAAAATTAACGCAAACATTGTTTACGCCATCCTCAAAAGCCGCGGTTGGCGACCATGATGAAAACATCAGTTTTGATCAATTGGTTAACCTGATAGGCATCGAGCGCGCAGAACAACTCAAAACAGTTTCCATAAGCATCTACAACAAAGCCATCACACATGCCGAAGCAAATGGTCTGATGATCGCCGATACCAAGTTTGAATTTGGCTTAGATGAAGACGATGAATTGGTTTTGATGGATGAAGTCTTAACACCGGATTCATCACGCTTCTGGAATAAGAACAACTACCAAGCAGGTATCAGTCCAGAAAGTTATGACAAACAGTTTGTTCGTGACTATTTAGAAACACTCAACTGGGATAAGACCCCACCTGGCCCAAACATACCCGCAGACATCATTAATAAAACAGCAGAGAAATACCATGAAGCCTACCAACGCATCACAGGAAAAGCCTTCCAACTCGATTAA
- a CDS encoding DUF962 domain-containing protein, whose translation MKPTNASQEKPSNSINYLLTEYHKSHLNRTNQLIHYVCVPVIFWSISAMLWLVKLPIIMNLAVASMALLMVYYLIKSVKVFAVMLIFSAGCLALNYYMEMQNLPLLWIAVIAFVIAWIGQFIGHHIEGKKPSFFQDLQFLLIGPAWVVFKFFGVKV comes from the coding sequence ATGAAGCCTACCAACGCATCACAGGAAAAGCCTTCCAACTCGATTAACTATTTATTGACGGAATACCATAAATCACATTTGAATCGAACCAATCAACTGATTCATTATGTTTGTGTTCCGGTTATTTTTTGGTCAATCAGCGCCATGTTGTGGTTAGTTAAACTGCCCATTATCATGAATTTAGCAGTCGCCAGCATGGCTTTACTGATGGTTTATTATTTAATCAAAAGCGTTAAGGTTTTTGCTGTAATGCTTATATTTTCTGCTGGCTGTTTGGCGCTAAACTATTACATGGAAATGCAAAACTTACCATTACTGTGGATAGCGGTTATTGCTTTCGTCATTGCTTGGATTGGTCAATTCATTGGCCATCACATTGAAGGGAAAAAACCTTCATTCTTTCAAGACTTACAATTTTTATTGATTGGCCCTGCTTGGGTTGTGTTTAAATTTTTCGGCGTTAAGGTTTAA
- the pgi gene encoding glucose-6-phosphate isomerase: MRNNRVWATLEQLAQKPEHKDLKHSIADVERMEALTLQCGDLYLDCSKNWLSLQVFEQLQQLAEASDLKASIQKLFNLETVNTSENQAAGHTTLRDPNHQNRKHNLERMKVLAERIKNNKITTAFGKPVKQLVNIGIGGSYLGPRLAIEALTDLQSESQIPVYFAASVDDSLINQLFQSIDIEHSLFCISSKSFGTAETLMNAEAVIEKLKQRPGYLPNDNQSSLMAITAKPERAKAIGINDSMILPFDTTIGGRFSLWSSIGFPIMLAAGSDAFEEMLDGANIMDNHYLETPFDKNMPVVLALIGIWYRNFIGLSGYACLPYDARLRCFPKWLQQLMMESTGKMHNLQGQTIDYPTSPWVFGDHGQLSQHAFFQAFHQGIDALPMDFIGVLDHDSPSQRFLLFNMIAQGAALMSGESHEHIDNHDCPGNKPSTTLLLNSMNPKAVGQLLAMYEHMIYTQSVIWNINCFDQPGVELGKKLAKRIEKHVQENHLDDLPLDPSTQNLIKKVMNHEG; this comes from the coding sequence ATGAGAAACAACCGCGTTTGGGCCACACTGGAACAGCTGGCTCAAAAACCTGAACACAAAGACCTTAAGCACAGCATCGCCGATGTTGAGCGCATGGAAGCATTGACGCTACAATGCGGCGACTTGTATCTTGATTGCTCTAAAAACTGGCTCTCACTTCAAGTTTTTGAGCAACTACAACAGTTAGCAGAAGCCAGTGACTTAAAAGCCAGCATCCAAAAACTCTTTAATTTAGAAACAGTCAACACCAGTGAAAACCAAGCCGCTGGTCATACCACTTTGCGCGACCCCAACCACCAAAACCGCAAACACAATTTAGAACGCATGAAAGTGTTGGCTGAACGGATAAAGAATAATAAAATAACCACCGCTTTTGGTAAGCCCGTCAAACAATTGGTTAACATCGGCATTGGAGGCTCATACCTTGGTCCTCGCTTGGCAATAGAAGCGCTCACTGATTTACAAAGTGAAAGCCAAATTCCAGTTTATTTTGCAGCTTCTGTTGATGACTCGTTGATCAACCAATTGTTTCAGAGCATCGACATAGAACACAGCTTATTCTGTATCAGTTCTAAGAGCTTCGGCACAGCAGAAACCTTAATGAATGCCGAAGCGGTAATAGAAAAACTAAAACAACGTCCAGGTTATTTGCCAAACGATAATCAATCCTCATTGATGGCCATCACCGCCAAACCCGAAAGGGCCAAAGCCATAGGCATCAATGACTCAATGATATTGCCGTTTGACACCACCATCGGTGGACGCTTCTCATTGTGGTCGAGCATTGGATTCCCCATCATGTTGGCAGCTGGCAGCGATGCCTTTGAAGAAATGCTTGATGGTGCTAACATCATGGATAATCATTATTTAGAAACACCATTTGATAAAAACATGCCAGTTGTGCTGGCCTTGATTGGTATTTGGTACAGAAATTTTATCGGCTTGTCAGGCTATGCTTGCTTGCCTTATGATGCACGATTGAGGTGCTTTCCCAAATGGTTGCAACAACTGATGATGGAAAGTACAGGTAAGATGCACAACCTTCAAGGTCAAACCATAGATTACCCCACATCACCTTGGGTGTTTGGTGATCATGGCCAGTTATCGCAACATGCGTTTTTTCAAGCCTTTCATCAAGGCATAGATGCCCTACCCATGGATTTCATTGGCGTCTTAGACCATGATTCTCCCAGCCAAAGGTTTTTATTATTTAATATGATTGCCCAAGGTGCTGCATTGATGTCTGGTGAAAGCCACGAACACATAGACAACCATGACTGCCCGGGTAACAAACCCAGCACCACTTTGCTGTTAAATAGCATGAACCCAAAAGCAGTTGGTCAATTGCTCGCCATGTATGAACACATGATTTACACCCAATCGGTGATTTGGAACATCAACTGTTTCGATCAACCAGGTGTAGAGCTGGGCAAGAAATTAGCCAAACGCATAGAAAAACACGTACAAGAAAACCACTTGGACGACTTACCCTTAGACCCATCAACACAAAATTTGATCAAAAAGGTGATGAACCATGAAGGATGA
- the apbC gene encoding iron-sulfur cluster carrier protein ApbC translates to MKDDIKQTQDPVTGQVFGKSAEYSGRKKTLSTRYPVSGFEQDYQKQVESFNIEHVVSQIRQHQVKDKLKPVKGVKNIIAVASGKGGVGKSTTTVMLAKALQQLGATVGILDADIYGPSIPKMLGVKQQPESPDNKSFLPVDADGIQSMSLGYILDEKAPAIWRGAMVTKALMQMVEDTRWASVDYLIMDLPPGTGDIQLTMIQKIPVTAAVLVTTPQDIALLDAQKALAMFQKVDIPVLGVIENMSTYVCENCGHEAHIFGQHGGSKMAEEFSVPMLGQLPLNIDIRLNMDKGQPDKVWHNDHPLNQNALLMALRTAQNLAQLPIKFSLTDSLKLNKV, encoded by the coding sequence ATGAAGGATGACATCAAACAAACTCAAGATCCTGTTACAGGACAAGTTTTCGGAAAATCAGCTGAATACAGTGGCCGAAAGAAAACCCTCTCGACGCGGTACCCAGTCTCAGGATTTGAACAGGACTATCAAAAACAAGTTGAAAGTTTCAACATTGAACACGTGGTCAGTCAAATACGTCAACACCAGGTCAAAGACAAACTAAAACCTGTCAAAGGTGTGAAAAATATCATTGCCGTTGCCTCCGGTAAAGGCGGCGTGGGTAAATCAACCACCACTGTCATGTTGGCCAAGGCATTACAGCAACTGGGCGCTACAGTTGGCATACTGGATGCAGACATCTACGGCCCAAGCATCCCCAAAATGCTTGGCGTCAAACAACAACCTGAATCACCAGACAACAAGTCATTCCTGCCTGTCGATGCCGATGGCATACAAAGCATGTCTTTAGGCTATATTCTGGACGAAAAAGCCCCTGCTATTTGGCGTGGCGCCATGGTCACCAAAGCACTGATGCAAATGGTTGAAGACACCCGTTGGGCCAGTGTCGATTATTTGATCATGGATTTACCACCAGGTACCGGTGACATCCAATTAACCATGATACAAAAAATTCCGGTAACGGCAGCCGTTTTGGTTACCACACCACAAGATATTGCCCTACTCGATGCACAGAAGGCTTTGGCCATGTTTCAGAAAGTGGACATTCCTGTGCTCGGTGTGATTGAAAACATGAGCACCTATGTCTGTGAGAACTGTGGTCATGAAGCACATATTTTTGGCCAACACGGCGGTTCAAAGATGGCCGAAGAATTTTCAGTGCCTATGCTGGGCCAATTGCCTTTGAATATCGACATCAGATTGAACATGGATAAAGGCCAACCCGACAAAGTGTGGCACAATGACCACCCATTGAATCAAAATGCTTTATTGATGGCATTAAGAACCGCACAAAACTTGGCTCAACTGCCCATCAAGTTCAGCCTCACAGACAGCTTAAAACTCAACAAGGTATAA
- the dcd gene encoding dCTP deaminase, which yields MSIKSDKWIRRMAEQHDMINPFEADQVRGKSRQNKIISYGTSSYGYDVRCADEFKIFHNINSAVVDPKKFDPNSFVDVKSDVCIIPPNSFCLARTVEYLKIPRNVLTVCLGKSTYARCGIIVNVTPLEPEWEGHVTLEFSNTTPLPAKIYANEGVAQFLFFESDEVCDVSYADRGGKYQGQKGVTLPKA from the coding sequence ATGAGCATCAAATCAGACAAATGGATACGCCGTATGGCGGAACAACACGACATGATCAACCCATTTGAGGCGGATCAAGTCAGGGGTAAGTCACGCCAAAATAAAATCATTTCTTACGGCACATCCAGTTATGGATATGATGTGCGTTGCGCCGATGAATTTAAAATATTCCACAACATCAATTCAGCCGTGGTCGATCCCAAAAAATTTGACCCCAACAGCTTTGTTGACGTGAAATCAGACGTGTGTATTATTCCACCCAACTCATTTTGCTTGGCACGTACTGTTGAATATTTAAAAATTCCACGCAATGTATTAACCGTTTGTTTAGGCAAATCCACATACGCACGCTGTGGCATCATCGTGAATGTCACGCCTCTCGAGCCTGAATGGGAAGGTCATGTGACCTTAGAATTTTCAAACACCACACCCTTACCGGCTAAAATATATGCCAACGAAGGTGTCGCACAATTCTTATTCTTTGAATCTGATGAAGTGTGTGATGTGTCATACGCCGACCGTGGTGGCAAGTACCAAGGCCAAAAAGGCGTCACTTTACCCAAAGCTTAA
- the modC gene encoding molybdenum ABC transporter ATP-binding protein — protein sequence MSLHVDIKQQLADFDLSLNATLPSEGITVVFGPSGCGKTTLLRCLSGLSRARNSNIIFKGRAWQSDKAFVKPQHRQVAMVFQHNNLLPHLNVTQNINYAIKRRKHAGLSFDELVEMFDLSGLLLRHNNQLSGGELQRVAMARALASAPALLLMDEPMSALDDDRKAELLSYLKKIKQITPIIYVTHSRREMMRLADYVVMIEQGRVVASGGFWKMMQTQHELMTGEQSVWSVLKGQVNNFDSKYHLCQVDAECGQMWVNAQSLNLGDNVRLLVNASDVAVSKSQPTDSSVLNVVSGNVANITPFNASQSQVNLTVNGVLLTALLTHKSIAYLGLKTGQHVYAQIKAVALVV from the coding sequence ATGAGTTTGCATGTCGATATCAAACAGCAATTGGCAGACTTTGATTTAAGTTTGAATGCGACCTTGCCCAGCGAGGGTATCACGGTGGTGTTTGGGCCATCTGGTTGTGGCAAGACTACTTTGTTGCGTTGTTTGTCTGGGTTGTCACGTGCCCGAAATTCGAATATCATTTTTAAAGGGCGAGCTTGGCAAAGTGACAAGGCCTTTGTCAAACCACAGCACCGCCAAGTGGCGATGGTGTTTCAGCACAATAACTTGTTACCGCATTTGAATGTCACACAAAACATCAACTATGCGATTAAAAGGCGCAAACATGCAGGCTTGTCTTTTGATGAATTGGTTGAGATGTTTGATTTATCGGGTTTGTTGTTACGGCACAATAATCAATTATCTGGGGGTGAACTTCAGCGTGTTGCCATGGCGCGGGCTTTGGCCAGTGCGCCAGCGTTGTTGTTGATGGACGAGCCGATGTCTGCATTGGATGATGACCGCAAAGCCGAGTTGTTGTCTTATTTGAAAAAAATCAAACAGATCACGCCCATCATTTATGTCACACACAGTCGCAGAGAGATGATGCGATTGGCCGATTATGTTGTGATGATAGAACAGGGCCGGGTCGTGGCATCAGGTGGTTTCTGGAAAATGATGCAAACACAACATGAGCTGATGACAGGTGAACAATCTGTCTGGTCGGTATTAAAGGGTCAGGTCAATAACTTTGACTCAAAATACCATTTGTGTCAGGTTGATGCTGAATGTGGTCAAATGTGGGTCAATGCCCAAAGCCTCAATCTGGGTGATAACGTCCGTTTACTGGTGAATGCCAGTGATGTGGCGGTCAGCAAGAGTCAACCGACTGACAGCAGTGTGCTGAACGTGGTTTCGGGAAATGTGGCAAATATAACGCCATTCAATGCATCACAAAGCCAAGTGAATTTAACGGTCAACGGCGTACTGCTTACGGCTTTATTGACTCACAAATCGATAGCCTATTTGGGCTTAAAAACAGGCCAGCATGTGTATGCTCAAATTAAGGCTGTTGCGCTGGTGGTGTAA
- the modB gene encoding molybdate ABC transporter permease subunit, giving the protein MSEELLSQSDWFALWLSVKLAGITVILLLIFATPLAWWLAFSRAKFKFLVEAMVALPLVLPPTVLGFYLLLLLGRNGPLAGLDWAFSFQGLVLASMIYSLPFVVQPIQSSLSQMPKAPLEAAATLGAGFWDRFFSVVLPLCKSGFITAVVLGFAHTLGEFGVVLMIGGNLGGETRVASIAIYEHVESLQWSQAHGLALVLLMMSFVLLLLVYAFNGRNRKVAL; this is encoded by the coding sequence GTGAGTGAAGAATTGTTAAGCCAATCGGATTGGTTTGCCTTGTGGTTGTCGGTCAAGTTGGCAGGCATTACGGTGATTTTGTTGCTTATCTTTGCCACGCCTTTGGCTTGGTGGCTGGCATTCAGTCGAGCTAAATTTAAATTCTTGGTAGAAGCCATGGTGGCCTTGCCGTTGGTTTTACCGCCGACGGTTTTGGGGTTTTATTTGTTGTTGTTATTGGGTCGCAACGGCCCTTTGGCGGGATTGGATTGGGCTTTTTCTTTTCAAGGTTTGGTGCTGGCTTCAATGATTTATTCGTTGCCTTTTGTGGTGCAACCCATTCAAAGCAGCCTGTCTCAAATGCCCAAAGCACCATTAGAGGCGGCAGCCACATTGGGGGCAGGTTTTTGGGACCGTTTTTTCTCTGTGGTTTTACCATTGTGCAAGTCAGGCTTTATCACCGCTGTGGTTTTGGGCTTTGCGCACACCTTGGGTGAGTTTGGTGTTGTACTGATGATTGGTGGTAACTTGGGCGGTGAAACACGCGTCGCCTCGATTGCGATTTATGAACATGTGGAATCCTTACAATGGAGCCAAGCTCATGGTCTGGCGCTGGTGTTGTTGATGATGTCTTTTGTCCTGCTGTTGTTGGTGTATGCCTTCAATGGCCGAAATCGAAAGGTGGCGTTATGA
- the modA gene encoding molybdate ABC transporter substrate-binding protein: MKYTGLLALFVVLVACQQAEQKQVLRIAVASNFYAPMQVLAEQFSEQSGVEINLSAGATGQLFTQISQGAPFDVFLAADVARPLALEQQGLLIKNSRFTYVEGRLVLWSLQPFESESFDGMSFEHLAIANPKLAPYGVAAVEALKSLADYQAWQGRLVYGQNIAQAQQFVVAGQADAAIISLSQAKLWDDVMSEDKGQQKAYYRVLPFNSYKTIKQQAVQISDNPRASQLMAYLRSDNVKKQLQSWGYEVEL; this comes from the coding sequence ATGAAATATACAGGACTTTTGGCTTTATTTGTTGTGCTTGTGGCTTGTCAGCAGGCTGAGCAAAAACAGGTGCTTCGTATCGCGGTGGCAAGTAATTTTTATGCCCCTATGCAGGTGTTGGCTGAACAATTCTCAGAACAGTCGGGGGTTGAAATTAATTTGAGTGCCGGTGCTACGGGTCAATTGTTCACTCAAATTAGCCAAGGTGCGCCTTTTGATGTGTTTCTGGCAGCAGATGTGGCTCGACCTTTGGCTTTGGAGCAGCAAGGATTGCTGATAAAGAACAGTCGTTTCACCTATGTCGAGGGCCGTTTGGTTTTGTGGTCATTGCAGCCTTTTGAGTCAGAAAGTTTTGATGGCATGTCATTTGAACACCTCGCGATAGCCAATCCGAAATTGGCCCCCTATGGTGTTGCTGCTGTTGAGGCTTTGAAAAGCTTGGCTGATTATCAGGCTTGGCAAGGTCGCTTGGTATATGGTCAGAACATAGCCCAAGCACAGCAGTTTGTGGTCGCAGGACAAGCCGATGCGGCGATCATTTCATTGTCTCAGGCTAAGTTATGGGATGACGTGATGTCAGAAGACAAAGGCCAACAGAAGGCCTATTATCGTGTATTGCCTTTTAACAGTTACAAAACCATCAAACAACAAGCAGTACAAATTTCAGATAATCCAAGAGCGAGTCAGTTAATGGCTTATTTGCGTTCCGATAACGTTAAAAAGCAGTTGCAATCTTGGGGATATGAGGTGGAATTGTGA
- a CDS encoding NADP-dependent isocitrate dehydrogenase gives MTKPTIIYTITDEAPALATYSFLPVVKAFAATVDVQVDTKDISLASRILSQFPERLTAEQQKEDALAQLGILAKTPEANIIKLPNISASIPQLNATIKELQTHGYDIPSYPEEANSDEDKAIQASYSKVLGSAVNPVLREGNSDRRVAAAVKQFAKDNPHRMGAWSKDSKTHVAHMDADDFYGSEQSVVMSQDDVVRIEHVDADGNITVCKAETAMQKDEVLDATRMSKNALRAFYAKEIAEAKDQGVLLSLHLKATMMKVSDPIMFGHAVEVYYQDVFAKHADLFKELGVEANNGIGNVYSKIQDLPADKKAEVEADIMACYESQPALAMVDSDKGITNLHVPNNVIIDASMPAAIKTSGKMWNTEGKLQDSKMIIPDRCYAGIYQEMIDYCRENGAFEVTTMGNVANVGLMAQKAEEYGSHDKTVEVPSDGVMRVVDSAGNVLIQHNVEQGDIWRACQTKDLPIKDWVKLAVSRAKNTGNPAIFWLDENRAHDRNLIEKVNTYLKDHDTTGLEVEIMNPKAAMRYTCERVTRGLDTISVTGNVLRDYLTDLFPILELGTSAKMLSIVPLLAGGGLFETGAGGSAPKHVEQFVEEGHLRWDSLGEFLALAVSLEDMAEKTDNKKAQVLADALHIANGLYLSENKSPSRKVNEPDNRSSHFYLTKYWAEAMAAQTDDAGLQAKFAPLAQVLAEKEAQITQDLIDAQGSAVDIGGYFEPNDALAEKAMRPSAAFNALIDQF, from the coding sequence ATGACCAAACCTACCATCATTTATACCATCACGGATGAAGCACCAGCTTTAGCCACGTACTCTTTCTTACCCGTTGTGAAAGCTTTTGCCGCCACAGTTGATGTACAAGTGGACACCAAGGACATCTCTTTGGCCAGTCGCATCTTGTCACAATTTCCTGAGCGTTTAACTGCTGAGCAACAAAAAGAAGATGCTTTGGCACAATTGGGCATTCTGGCCAAAACACCTGAAGCCAATATCATCAAATTGCCGAATATTTCAGCTTCAATTCCACAGTTGAATGCAACCATCAAAGAGTTACAAACACACGGCTATGACATACCTAGCTACCCAGAAGAAGCGAACTCTGATGAAGACAAAGCGATTCAAGCCAGCTACAGTAAGGTTTTGGGTTCTGCTGTTAATCCCGTGTTACGTGAAGGTAATTCTGACCGCCGTGTGGCAGCAGCTGTAAAGCAATTCGCCAAAGACAACCCGCATCGCATGGGTGCTTGGTCTAAAGATTCTAAAACACATGTGGCTCACATGGATGCTGATGACTTTTATGGTTCTGAACAGTCTGTTGTGATGTCACAAGACGATGTGGTTCGCATTGAACATGTTGATGCTGATGGAAACATCACTGTATGTAAAGCAGAAACAGCGATGCAAAAAGACGAAGTTCTGGATGCCACTCGCATGAGTAAAAATGCCTTGCGCGCGTTTTATGCCAAGGAAATTGCGGAAGCCAAAGACCAAGGGGTTTTGTTGTCATTGCATTTGAAAGCGACGATGATGAAAGTGTCAGACCCGATCATGTTTGGACATGCTGTTGAAGTGTATTACCAAGACGTTTTTGCCAAGCATGCAGATTTGTTTAAAGAATTGGGCGTAGAGGCCAATAACGGTATCGGCAATGTCTACAGTAAGATTCAAGACTTGCCGGCTGATAAAAAAGCCGAAGTTGAAGCTGACATCATGGCGTGTTATGAGTCACAACCTGCATTGGCGATGGTTGATTCAGATAAGGGCATCACCAACTTGCATGTGCCTAACAACGTGATCATCGATGCGTCTATGCCAGCTGCGATTAAAACTTCTGGAAAAATGTGGAATACAGAAGGCAAATTACAAGACAGCAAAATGATCATTCCAGATCGCTGTTATGCCGGTATTTACCAAGAAATGATTGATTACTGCCGTGAAAACGGTGCTTTTGAAGTCACCACCATGGGCAATGTGGCCAATGTCGGTTTGATGGCACAAAAAGCCGAAGAGTATGGTTCACATGACAAAACAGTTGAAGTACCCAGCGATGGCGTGATGCGTGTGGTTGATTCTGCGGGCAATGTATTGATTCAGCATAACGTTGAGCAAGGTGACATTTGGCGTGCTTGTCAGACCAAAGACTTGCCGATCAAAGATTGGGTTAAATTGGCCGTCAGCCGTGCCAAAAACACAGGTAATCCAGCGATTTTCTGGTTAGACGAAAACCGCGCTCATGACAGAAACTTGATTGAAAAAGTGAATACCTACTTGAAAGACCATGACACAACTGGTTTGGAAGTTGAAATCATGAATCCAAAAGCCGCCATGCGTTACACATGTGAGCGTGTGACAAGAGGGTTGGATACGATTTCTGTGACAGGTAATGTGTTGCGTGACTATTTGACTGATTTGTTCCCGATTTTAGAGTTGGGCACGTCTGCCAAAATGTTGTCTATCGTGCCTTTATTGGCCGGTGGTGGCTTGTTCGAAACGGGCGCGGGTGGTTCAGCACCTAAGCATGTTGAGCAGTTTGTTGAAGAAGGTCATTTACGTTGGGATTCTTTGGGTGAATTTTTGGCTTTGGCTGTATCACTTGAAGACATGGCTGAAAAAACGGACAACAAAAAAGCACAGGTTTTGGCTGATGCCTTACACATTGCCAATGGTTTGTACTTGAGCGAAAACAAATCACCTTCGCGTAAAGTCAACGAGCCAGACAACCGCTCAAGTCACTTTTACTTGACCAAGTATTGGGCTGAAGCGATGGCTGCACAAACTGATGATGCCGGCTTACAAGCTAAGTTTGCTCCATTGGCTCAAGTCTTGGCAGAAAAAGAGGCACAAATCACGCAAGACTTGATTGATGCACAAGGTTCAGCGGTTGATATCGGTGGTTATTTTGAGCCTAATGATGCCTTGGCTGAAAAAGCGATGCGTCCAAGTGCAGCGTTTAATGCTTTGATTGATCAGTTTTAA